One window from the genome of Pseudalkalibacillus hwajinpoensis encodes:
- a CDS encoding rhodanese-like domain-containing protein has product MAIWGTALAAVAFTLGLWRVIYPYSYMKPINMERFDDDKYCLIDVRDYILSHRTPYEKAKNIPLSYLGRQTKENEVCDKEIIVLAEDRKAARLAVKILMKQRKQPIYYMTVS; this is encoded by the coding sequence ATGGCGATATGGGGAACGGCTTTAGCTGCTGTTGCATTTACTTTAGGATTATGGAGAGTCATTTATCCTTATTCTTATATGAAGCCAATTAATATGGAGCGGTTTGATGATGATAAATATTGTCTAATCGATGTGAGAGATTACATTCTTTCACACCGTACGCCTTATGAAAAAGCAAAGAACATCCCGCTTTCTTATCTGGGCAGACAAACGAAAGAAAACGAAGTGTGTGATAAAGAGATTATTGTTCTTGCGGAAGATCGAAAAGCAGCACGCCTTGCTGTTAAAATTTTGATGAAACAACGGAAGCAACCTATTTATTACATGACAGTTTCTTAA
- a CDS encoding DEAD/DEAH box helicase encodes MNEFKEMGLDERLVKQLEVQGISTPTDIQKETIPVMLQGKDVIAQAQTGTGKTFAFLLPILEKIDTEAPEVQALIVTPTRELAIQISSELMKLVEHRNDINVLAVYGGQDVERQIKRLNKQVHIVVATPGRLLDHVRRETIDLSHTSYLVLDEADQMLHIGFLREVEDIISETPESRLTALFSATLSSDIKQLAKRFMRSPEKIRGKEKGKTVEEIEQFVIETTDRRKFASLTETIDEVRPFLGIIFCRTKRRVSKLNGDLKARGYLTDELHGDLSQSKREGVIKRFRDAKIQLLVATDVAARGLDIEGVTHVFNYDIPQDTESYIHRIGRTGRAGGDGASYTFIAAKDQSFIQMIEKGIGKKLARKSVEGALPSHEERNDRRENDQRGRNHRSSRKPGSSNNRNNGRNRNKR; translated from the coding sequence TTGAACGAATTTAAAGAAATGGGACTTGATGAACGTCTCGTTAAACAACTTGAAGTTCAGGGTATTAGTACCCCGACCGATATTCAAAAAGAAACAATCCCTGTTATGTTACAAGGAAAAGACGTGATTGCTCAGGCACAGACAGGGACAGGTAAAACTTTTGCGTTCTTACTACCGATACTTGAAAAAATTGATACAGAAGCACCTGAAGTGCAGGCTCTTATTGTAACCCCGACACGAGAGCTAGCCATCCAAATCTCATCAGAACTAATGAAGTTAGTAGAACATCGCAATGACATCAATGTACTAGCTGTCTATGGTGGTCAGGATGTAGAGAGACAGATTAAGCGCCTTAATAAACAAGTACACATTGTTGTAGCGACGCCTGGACGTCTGCTCGATCATGTTAGGAGAGAGACCATTGATTTATCCCATACTTCTTATCTTGTATTAGATGAAGCCGATCAAATGCTTCATATCGGTTTCCTAAGAGAAGTGGAAGATATTATTAGTGAAACGCCTGAAAGTCGTCTTACAGCTCTTTTTTCTGCAACGTTATCAAGTGATATTAAACAGCTTGCAAAACGATTTATGCGTTCCCCTGAGAAAATCAGAGGGAAGGAAAAAGGGAAAACTGTCGAAGAAATCGAGCAGTTTGTGATTGAAACGACCGATCGTAGGAAGTTCGCATCCCTTACCGAAACCATCGATGAGGTCAGACCGTTCCTCGGAATTATTTTCTGCCGTACAAAGCGTAGAGTAAGTAAACTAAATGGAGATTTAAAAGCAAGAGGATATTTAACTGACGAGCTTCATGGTGATTTATCACAGTCGAAACGAGAAGGTGTCATCAAGCGATTCCGTGATGCTAAAATCCAGCTTCTTGTAGCAACAGATGTGGCAGCGCGTGGTCTTGATATCGAAGGTGTTACCCATGTCTTTAATTATGATATTCCTCAAGATACAGAGAGCTATATCCACCGAATTGGTCGAACGGGACGAGCTGGTGGCGATGGAGCTTCGTATACGTTTATTGCTGCAAAAGATCAGTCCTTTATTCAAATGATTGAAAAGGGGATCGGTAAAAAACTTGCCAGAAAGAGCGTTGAGGGTGCATTACCTTCGCATGAAGAGCGTAACGATCGTAGAGAGAATGATCAAAGAGGAAGAAATCATCGATCTTCACGGAAGCCAGGGTCATCGAACAATCGAAATAACGGAAGAAATCGAAACAAACGATAA
- a CDS encoding class I SAM-dependent methyltransferase — protein sequence MQRILPFTRTLLNSVLKEGGIAIDGTCGNGHDTLFLAESVGNSGKVYGFDIQPEAIEATEKRLAEAKQSAQVALFHESHASINSKIETKDVGNVSAAIFNLGYLPGGDKTIVTKPEETIQAVTDILHLLRSEGLLILVVYPGHPEGKIESEKVTDFASDLDQSQYQVLKYQFINQINEPPYILAISKK from the coding sequence ATGCAACGAATATTACCTTTTACAAGAACGCTACTGAATTCAGTATTAAAAGAAGGAGGCATTGCTATTGATGGCACTTGTGGAAACGGACATGACACTCTCTTCCTAGCTGAATCAGTTGGGAATTCAGGAAAGGTGTATGGCTTTGATATCCAACCTGAGGCGATTGAAGCTACAGAAAAAAGGCTGGCAGAAGCTAAGCAATCTGCCCAGGTGGCATTATTCCACGAGAGTCACGCTTCAATCAATAGCAAAATTGAGACGAAAGATGTAGGAAACGTTTCTGCCGCAATCTTTAACCTTGGCTACCTCCCAGGTGGAGATAAAACTATTGTGACGAAACCTGAAGAAACAATCCAAGCAGTAACAGACATCCTACATTTGCTTCGTTCAGAAGGACTCCTTATTCTAGTCGTCTACCCAGGACATCCAGAAGGTAAAATTGAAAGTGAGAAGGTGACAGATTTCGCTTCAGATCTCGATCAGTCACAGTATCAAGTTCTAAAATACCAATTTATTAACCAAATCAATGAACCACCCTATATTCTTGCCATCAGCAAAAAATAA
- a CDS encoding tetraprenyl-beta-curcumene synthase family protein, whose product MKVPSQPWTLMYSIYRRVLPRVHHELEYWRKRAEEIPNPELRKQALDSIDSKTFHCEGGGIYGLLAGKEIDRSISFIAAYQTISDYLDNLCDRSTSLDPEDFSALHEAMAEALSPEVEASNNYYRYREEKDDGGYLLELVQTCQKVIRELPNQREVQPALLELCHYYCDLQVHKHVTEEDRVPRLKSWFDQHKQQLPEMTWNEFSACAGSTLGIFCLVSYSLGDMIPKGGTAMIKEGYFPWVQGLHIMLDYFIDQEEDRAGGDLNFCFYYKDNDELAQRVAHFIKEADKSVEGLPHSSFHRLINRGLLGIYLADRKVMEQKDVRSLARKIIRIGGRSSLFFYFNGWVYRRLHKASQ is encoded by the coding sequence TTGAAAGTACCAAGTCAACCGTGGACGCTAATGTATAGTATTTATAGACGCGTCTTACCGAGGGTTCATCATGAATTAGAATATTGGAGGAAGCGGGCTGAAGAAATCCCTAATCCTGAATTGAGAAAGCAGGCGTTAGATAGCATTGATTCAAAAACGTTTCACTGTGAAGGTGGAGGGATTTATGGATTGCTTGCCGGGAAAGAAATTGATCGTTCTATTTCATTTATCGCAGCTTACCAGACGATAAGTGACTATCTGGATAACTTGTGTGATCGAAGTACTTCGCTTGATCCAGAAGACTTTAGTGCATTACATGAGGCAATGGCGGAGGCTCTTTCCCCTGAAGTTGAAGCTTCAAATAACTATTATCGGTATCGTGAAGAAAAAGATGATGGAGGCTATCTATTAGAACTGGTTCAAACGTGTCAAAAAGTCATTCGTGAATTGCCGAATCAAAGGGAAGTGCAGCCTGCCTTACTTGAACTCTGCCATTACTATTGTGATCTCCAGGTACATAAGCATGTTACAGAGGAAGACCGTGTTCCAAGGTTGAAAAGCTGGTTTGACCAGCATAAGCAACAGCTTCCAGAAATGACATGGAATGAATTCTCAGCGTGTGCTGGATCAACCTTAGGGATTTTCTGTCTTGTATCTTACTCATTAGGAGACATGATCCCTAAGGGCGGTACAGCTATGATTAAGGAAGGTTATTTCCCCTGGGTTCAGGGTCTTCACATAATGCTGGATTACTTTATAGATCAGGAAGAAGATCGAGCAGGTGGCGATTTGAATTTTTGTTTTTATTATAAAGACAATGATGAGCTCGCTCAGCGTGTTGCTCACTTCATTAAAGAAGCGGATAAAAGTGTTGAAGGGCTTCCACATTCTTCCTTCCATCGATTAATTAATCGTGGTTTACTTGGTATTTACCTTGCGGATCGTAAAGTAATGGAACAGAAAGACGTGCGTTCTCTTGCTCGTAAAATTATTCGAATTGGAGGAAGATCGAGCCTTTTCTTCTACTTTAATGGTTGGGTTTATAGAAGACTTCACAAAGCGTCTCAGTAA
- a CDS encoding phosphatase PAP2 family protein: MFRFVNLTCHSRYLTSIFGFVTHAGGARATILSTLLLMFLLPAPLKIWAFQAALALAVSHIPVQFIKKHYPRHRPYLALPETKILVYPLKDHSFPSGHTTAIFSVLTPFIFHIPSLAIPLMALGSLVAISRIYLGHHYPSDVLVGFILGGGSGILSTFILS, from the coding sequence ATGTTTCGGTTTGTGAATTTAACGTGTCATTCAAGGTATCTTACTTCTATTTTTGGATTTGTTACGCATGCGGGTGGTGCTCGGGCAACGATTTTAAGTACACTTTTGTTGATGTTCCTGTTACCTGCTCCTTTAAAGATATGGGCGTTTCAAGCTGCGCTTGCCCTTGCTGTCAGTCATATACCTGTTCAATTTATTAAAAAGCATTATCCAAGACACAGGCCATATCTCGCTCTACCTGAAACAAAGATACTCGTATACCCTCTAAAAGATCATTCTTTTCCATCAGGACATACAACGGCTATTTTTTCTGTGCTTACACCGTTTATCTTTCATATTCCTTCACTAGCTATTCCCTTAATGGCTCTTGGGAGTCTAGTTGCCATATCGCGGATTTACTTAGGTCATCATTATCCTTCTGACGTTCTTGTTGGTTTTATACTTGGTGGCGGATCCGGTATTCTTTCAACTTTCATCCTAAGCTGA
- a CDS encoding hydrolase: protein MKKRYYVAVSSGEILEDQGASSYNFEINADEEDIFKLSELFDLTDKDSRLSLYRSHVPAMSYHEDKNNDDYDNHMKEIYGLLHKLGNKKTREHIETMGIL, encoded by the coding sequence ATGAAAAAGCGTTACTATGTGGCTGTAAGTTCGGGCGAGATACTGGAAGATCAAGGGGCATCGAGCTATAATTTTGAAATCAATGCAGATGAGGAAGATATCTTCAAGCTCAGTGAGCTATTTGATCTGACAGATAAGGATAGTCGCCTATCGTTATATCGTTCACATGTTCCAGCTATGAGTTATCATGAAGATAAGAACAATGATGATTATGATAATCATATGAAAGAGATCTATGGTCTTTTACACAAATTAGGGAATAAGAAAACAAGAGAACATATCGAAACGATGGGAATTCTATAG
- a CDS encoding gamma carbonic anhydrase family protein, which yields MLYAYHDKKPVIHETVYIADYTTITGDVTIGEHSSVWFNTTIRGDVAPTEIGNRVNIQDNCVLHQSPNKKLILEDGVTIGHQVILHSSIIRKEALIGMGSIILDGAEIGEGSFIGAGSLVPPGKKIPPHSLAFGRPAKVVRTLTEDDRKDMNRIRREYVEKATYYKEQKPL from the coding sequence ATGCTTTATGCTTATCATGACAAAAAACCAGTGATTCATGAAACGGTCTATATTGCGGATTATACTACCATTACAGGTGATGTGACAATCGGGGAACATAGCAGCGTCTGGTTTAACACGACCATACGTGGAGATGTTGCCCCAACTGAAATTGGCAATAGGGTCAATATTCAAGACAATTGTGTCCTTCATCAGAGTCCAAATAAAAAACTCATTCTGGAAGATGGTGTGACGATCGGCCACCAGGTAATCCTTCATAGTAGTATTATTCGCAAAGAGGCACTTATTGGAATGGGTTCCATTATTCTTGATGGAGCTGAGATCGGGGAAGGTTCCTTTATTGGCGCAGGAAGCCTTGTTCCTCCAGGTAAGAAAATCCCCCCTCATTCCCTTGCTTTCGGGAGACCTGCAAAGGTTGTTAGAACATTAACAGAGGATGATCGAAAGGATATGAACCGCATTCGAAGAGAATATGTTGAAAAAGCAACCTATTACAAAGAGCAAAAGCCGCTCTAG
- a CDS encoding rhodanese-like domain-containing protein, whose translation MSNEIKSVTPQEVQELINEGKNVSLIDVREDEEVEEGMIPEAKHIRLGTLPERLDEINKEEEHIMICRSGRRSERACEYLQEAGYEVKNMVGGMMKWEGKVK comes from the coding sequence ATGAGTAACGAAATTAAGTCGGTAACACCTCAAGAGGTTCAAGAGTTAATTAATGAGGGCAAAAATGTTTCATTAATCGATGTTCGTGAGGATGAAGAAGTAGAAGAAGGCATGATCCCTGAAGCAAAGCATATTCGTCTTGGCACACTTCCGGAACGACTTGATGAGATCAATAAAGAAGAAGAGCATATTATGATTTGTCGTTCAGGACGTCGTAGTGAGCGCGCATGTGAGTACTTGCAAGAAGCTGGTTATGAAGTGAAGAACATGGTTGGCGGTATGATGAAATGGGAGGGTAAAGTGAAATAG
- the leuS gene encoding leucine--tRNA ligase, giving the protein MAFDHKTIEKKWQHFWETNKTFKTENDANGEKIYILDMFPYPSGAGLHVGHPEGYTATDILSRMKRMQGYNVLHPIGWDAFGLPAEQYALDTGNNPRDFTQKNIDTFRRQIKELGFSYDWDREVNTTDPQYYKWTQWIFTKLYEKGLAYVDEVAVNWCPALGTVLANEEVIDGKSERGGHPVVRKPMKQWVLKITEYADRLLEDLEELDWSDSIKEMQRNWIGKSEGAEVTFTIDGHDESIDVFTTRPDTLFGATYMVLAPEHPFVDKISTSEQISKVESYRSKVQTKSDLERTELSKEKTGEFTGAYAINPINNEMLPIWVADYVLMSYGTGAIMAVPAHDERDYEFATTFNLPIKEVVAGGDVSKEAYTEDGKHVNSDFLNDLEKVEAITKSIEWLEEKGKGTKKTTYRLRDWLFSRQRYWGEPIPIIHWEDGTMSAVPKEELPVVLPETTEIKPSGTGESPLANIEDWLNVVDPKTGMKGRRETNTMPQWAGSCWYYLRYIDPDNDEMLADPKKLDEWLPVDMYIGGAEHAVLHLLYARFWHKVLYDIGVVPTKEPFQRLRNQGMILGENNEKMSKSKGNVVNPDEIVESHGADTLRLYEMFMGPFEGSIAWSNNGLDGARRFLDRVWRLFGEGDLTKSSISEENSGEEMDRVYHETVKKVTEDMEGLRFNTAISQMMVFVNEAYKQESVSVTLMEGFVKLLSPIAPHLAEELWSALGHEDTLAYANWPMFDESKLTVDEVEIVVQINGKLRAKISIPTEASRDEMQEIALEHEKIKGQLDGKTLRKVIAVPGKLVNIVAN; this is encoded by the coding sequence ATGGCATTTGATCACAAAACAATTGAGAAGAAGTGGCAACACTTCTGGGAAACAAACAAGACTTTTAAGACAGAAAACGATGCTAATGGTGAAAAAATTTATATTCTTGATATGTTCCCATACCCATCAGGGGCTGGGCTACATGTTGGGCACCCTGAAGGATATACAGCTACGGATATCCTTTCACGTATGAAACGAATGCAGGGATATAATGTTCTTCACCCAATCGGATGGGACGCATTTGGACTTCCGGCAGAGCAATATGCTCTTGATACAGGAAATAATCCACGAGATTTTACTCAAAAGAACATTGACACATTCCGTCGTCAAATTAAAGAGTTAGGTTTTTCTTATGATTGGGATAGAGAAGTTAATACAACAGATCCACAATACTATAAATGGACACAGTGGATTTTCACAAAGCTTTACGAAAAAGGACTTGCGTACGTAGATGAAGTGGCTGTTAACTGGTGTCCAGCACTTGGAACGGTTCTTGCGAATGAAGAAGTGATCGACGGTAAAAGTGAACGTGGCGGCCACCCGGTAGTTCGTAAACCAATGAAGCAATGGGTTCTTAAAATTACAGAGTATGCGGATCGTTTACTTGAAGACCTTGAAGAGCTTGACTGGTCTGACAGCATTAAAGAAATGCAGCGTAACTGGATTGGGAAATCTGAGGGTGCTGAAGTAACATTCACGATTGACGGTCATGATGAATCGATCGATGTGTTTACGACGCGTCCTGATACACTTTTTGGAGCTACGTATATGGTCCTTGCACCTGAGCATCCTTTCGTTGACAAAATTTCTACTAGTGAACAAATCTCAAAAGTTGAAAGCTACCGATCAAAAGTACAAACAAAGAGTGACCTTGAGCGTACAGAGTTATCAAAAGAGAAGACTGGCGAGTTTACTGGCGCATATGCCATTAATCCAATCAATAATGAGATGCTTCCAATTTGGGTAGCAGATTACGTTCTTATGAGCTATGGAACAGGAGCTATTATGGCAGTTCCAGCTCACGATGAGCGCGATTATGAGTTCGCTACTACATTTAATCTTCCTATTAAAGAAGTCGTTGCTGGAGGAGATGTATCCAAGGAAGCTTATACAGAAGACGGAAAGCATGTGAACTCTGATTTCTTAAACGACCTTGAGAAAGTAGAAGCAATTACGAAAAGCATTGAATGGCTAGAGGAAAAAGGAAAAGGAACGAAAAAAACGACGTATCGTCTTCGCGACTGGTTATTTAGTCGTCAGCGTTATTGGGGCGAGCCAATTCCAATTATCCATTGGGAGGATGGCACAATGTCTGCTGTCCCGAAAGAAGAGCTTCCTGTCGTTCTTCCTGAAACAACGGAAATTAAACCGTCAGGAACTGGAGAATCTCCTTTAGCTAATATTGAGGATTGGTTGAACGTAGTTGATCCTAAAACGGGCATGAAGGGCCGACGTGAAACAAACACAATGCCGCAATGGGCTGGAAGCTGTTGGTATTACCTTCGCTACATTGATCCGGATAACGATGAAATGCTAGCTGACCCGAAAAAACTCGATGAGTGGTTGCCTGTTGATATGTATATCGGCGGTGCGGAACATGCGGTTCTTCACTTGCTATATGCTCGTTTCTGGCATAAAGTTCTTTATGATATCGGTGTTGTGCCAACAAAAGAACCATTCCAACGTCTCCGAAATCAAGGAATGATCCTTGGTGAGAACAACGAGAAAATGAGTAAATCAAAAGGAAATGTTGTTAACCCAGATGAAATTGTCGAAAGCCACGGTGCTGACACGCTACGTCTATATGAAATGTTTATGGGACCGTTCGAGGGTTCTATTGCATGGTCTAACAATGGTCTAGATGGCGCGCGCCGTTTCCTTGATCGTGTGTGGCGTTTATTTGGTGAAGGGGATCTAACAAAGTCTTCTATTTCTGAAGAAAATTCAGGAGAAGAAATGGACCGCGTCTACCATGAAACGGTTAAGAAAGTAACAGAGGATATGGAAGGCTTACGCTTTAATACTGCTATTTCACAAATGATGGTATTTGTGAATGAAGCATATAAGCAGGAGTCAGTTTCCGTTACATTAATGGAGGGCTTTGTGAAGTTGCTATCTCCAATCGCACCGCACCTTGCTGAAGAGCTATGGAGTGCGCTTGGACATGAGGATACACTCGCATATGCAAACTGGCCAATGTTTGACGAAAGCAAGCTTACTGTAGATGAAGTAGAAATTGTAGTGCAAATCAATGGAAAACTTCGGGCCAAAATTTCTATTCCGACTGAAGCATCTCGTGATGAAATGCAAGAAATTGCTTTAGAGCATGAGAAGATTAAAGGTCAACTTGATGGCAAAACACTTCGAAAAGTGATTGCAGTACCAGGAAAGCTGGTTAATATTGTAGCTAATTAA
- a CDS encoding alpha/beta hydrolase, with protein MRIKETEYPKAVIVLVHGANEHHRRYDWLVSKWIEAGYHVVLGDLPGQGESTRRRGHIDSFNQYIETIDKWIKRAHEYKLPVFLLGHSMGGLASIRTIMEKRPSLTGVILSSPCIGLVNPPNKGVDLLSKVLNPIVPSLRLNSKLEPNIGTRNPEFHKRDQEDPLMVQKVSVRWYRELLKAMKIANEGARSFHNLPLLVLQGGDDRIVDKHAVISWFNRIPLTEKAFKEWDGFYHEVFNEPDREDVFQTAKSFVELKLELLERKENKINN; from the coding sequence ATGCGTATAAAAGAAACTGAATATCCAAAAGCGGTTATTGTGTTAGTTCATGGAGCAAACGAACATCATCGAAGGTATGATTGGCTCGTTTCTAAGTGGATTGAAGCAGGCTATCATGTAGTGCTTGGCGATTTACCTGGACAAGGTGAAAGTACTAGAAGACGGGGCCATATTGATTCATTTAACCAATATATTGAAACGATTGATAAGTGGATCAAGAGAGCTCATGAGTATAAGCTACCTGTGTTCTTACTTGGGCATAGTATGGGAGGACTTGCATCCATCCGTACGATTATGGAAAAACGTCCTTCTCTAACTGGAGTCATTTTATCTTCTCCGTGTATTGGACTAGTTAATCCCCCTAACAAAGGTGTAGACTTGCTCTCAAAAGTACTAAATCCAATTGTCCCTTCTCTAAGGTTAAATTCAAAGCTAGAACCGAACATTGGGACAAGGAATCCAGAGTTCCACAAACGAGATCAAGAAGATCCATTAATGGTTCAAAAAGTATCTGTTAGATGGTACCGTGAACTTCTAAAAGCGATGAAAATAGCCAATGAAGGAGCGAGATCATTTCATAATTTGCCATTGCTTGTATTACAGGGTGGCGACGATCGAATTGTAGATAAGCATGCTGTTATTTCGTGGTTCAATCGCATTCCATTAACAGAGAAAGCATTTAAAGAGTGGGATGGATTTTATCATGAGGTGTTTAATGAACCAGATCGTGAAGATGTATTTCAAACAGCAAAATCATTTGTTGAGTTAAAACTTGAATTATTAGAGCGTAAGGAAAATAAGATAAATAATTAA
- a CDS encoding lytic transglycosylase domain-containing protein produces MKADLIRAMMDLQALRQLQPNALGKQQPSTFSFTDMLEQALSTQSTGQQMKAEVPVNSTSVNSYGTYNSQIVPSTNSSYTSSSLEIDGYIEELSAKYSVDPKLVHSIIKQESGYKSDSVSGAGAMGLMQLMPATATSLGVKDPFDPGQNIEGGVKYIKQMMDKYNGNTKLALAAYNAGPGNVDRYGGIPPFEETQNYVSKVMGHYQA; encoded by the coding sequence ATGAAAGCAGATCTTATACGTGCAATGATGGATTTACAGGCTTTGCGACAGCTACAGCCTAACGCATTAGGCAAGCAGCAGCCGTCTACTTTTTCCTTTACAGACATGCTTGAGCAAGCTCTCTCAACTCAAAGTACAGGACAGCAAATGAAAGCAGAAGTTCCTGTAAATTCAACCTCGGTGAATTCCTATGGAACATACAATTCTCAAATAGTACCGTCGACTAATTCTTCATACACATCTTCATCGCTTGAAATTGATGGATATATTGAAGAATTATCGGCTAAATATAGTGTTGATCCAAAACTTGTTCATTCGATTATTAAACAGGAATCTGGCTATAAATCCGATAGTGTTAGCGGAGCAGGAGCTATGGGGTTAATGCAATTAATGCCCGCAACTGCCACTTCACTTGGTGTGAAGGACCCTTTTGATCCTGGACAAAACATTGAAGGCGGCGTGAAATACATTAAGCAAATGATGGATAAATATAATGGCAATACTAAGCTTGCATTAGCAGCTTATAACGCTGGACCCGGCAATGTTGATCGTTACGGTGGGATTCCTCCATTCGAAGAAACGCAAAATTATGTTTCAAAAGTAATGGGTCATTACCAGGCATAA
- a CDS encoding NAD(P)/FAD-dependent oxidoreductase: protein MNYDVIVIGGGPSGLMASVSAAEHGAKVLLVDKGNKLGRKLAISGGGRCNVTNRLPLDELIKFIPGNGKFLFSAFNIFDNEDIITFFEDLGIKLKEEDHGRMFPVTDDAKSVVNALLNKVRQLNVTIQVNTPVEKVLYRDGEVAGVKLQTKEEIHSSNVVIAVGGKSVPHTGSTGDGYAWAKEGGHTITDLYPTEVPLTSSEPFIKNKELQGLSLRDVALSVLNPKGKIIKTHRWDMIFTHIGLSGPAVLRCSQYVVKAMKKFNAQYIPLQIDAVPDQNEEELFREHMKLAKEEPKKAIKNIWKSKVPERYMLFLFNKAEISPDTTYAHLSKEKVREYARLLKQFQVAIDGTLPIDKAFVTGGGVSLKEINPKEMASKFTTGLYFCGEVLDIHGYTGGYNITSAFVTGYTAGKSAAERKA from the coding sequence ATGAACTATGATGTCATTGTGATTGGCGGTGGCCCGTCCGGACTCATGGCGTCTGTATCAGCGGCTGAACATGGAGCAAAAGTACTTCTCGTTGATAAAGGTAATAAGCTTGGGCGAAAACTAGCCATTTCTGGGGGAGGACGGTGTAATGTCACCAACCGCCTTCCACTAGATGAACTAATTAAATTCATTCCAGGTAATGGGAAGTTTTTATTCAGTGCATTTAACATATTTGATAATGAGGATATCATCACATTCTTTGAAGATCTAGGCATTAAATTAAAAGAAGAAGATCACGGTAGAATGTTTCCCGTGACTGATGATGCAAAATCTGTTGTAAATGCGCTCCTAAACAAAGTACGCCAGTTGAATGTGACTATCCAAGTAAACACCCCAGTTGAGAAAGTTCTATATAGGGATGGAGAAGTAGCTGGAGTGAAGCTACAAACAAAAGAAGAGATCCACTCTTCAAATGTAGTTATTGCAGTAGGAGGAAAATCTGTTCCACATACTGGTTCAACAGGTGATGGATATGCATGGGCAAAAGAAGGTGGTCATACCATCACAGATCTTTATCCTACTGAAGTGCCTCTTACATCTAGTGAACCTTTTATCAAAAATAAAGAACTGCAGGGCTTATCGTTAAGAGATGTCGCCCTATCCGTTCTCAATCCAAAAGGAAAGATAATAAAGACACATCGATGGGATATGATCTTCACCCATATCGGACTATCTGGCCCCGCTGTTCTTCGCTGCAGTCAATATGTCGTTAAAGCAATGAAAAAATTTAATGCTCAGTATATTCCCTTACAAATTGATGCCGTACCAGATCAAAACGAAGAAGAATTATTTCGCGAGCATATGAAACTCGCAAAAGAAGAGCCAAAAAAAGCGATTAAGAACATTTGGAAAAGTAAAGTTCCAGAGCGATATATGCTCTTTCTATTTAACAAAGCAGAAATTTCTCCAGATACAACTTACGCTCACTTATCGAAAGAAAAAGTGCGCGAATACGCGCGGCTATTAAAGCAGTTCCAGGTGGCCATAGACGGTACGCTTCCAATCGATAAAGCATTCGTAACAGGTGGCGGAGTATCTCTAAAAGAAATTAACCCAAAAGAAATGGCGTCAAAATTCACAACTGGTCTTTACTTTTGCGGTGAAGTACTCGATATTCATGGGTATACCGGCGGATACAATATTACATCAGCCTTCGTCACAGGCTATACAGCAGGAAAAAGCGCAGCCGAAAGGAAAGCGTAA